The proteins below are encoded in one region of Aeromonas jandaei:
- the nagA gene encoding N-acetylglucosamine-6-phosphate deacetylase: protein MASRIRARRLLTEQGWLEHQELTHEGGVITAIAPITDGDPARDVELLVPALIDGHVHGGAGVDVMDSDGNALATLSMAKAAEGVGAFLATTVTAPLPEIEQALARIADGVARGMPGAELLGCYLEGPYFTPDNRGAHDQALFRELDIAELNHLQQLARGSLKVVALAPEKPNAIAAIHHLAANGIRVMLGHSAADHDTTMAALAAGASGLVHCFNGMRGLHHREPGMVGAGLVHPAAWLELIADGHHLHPSVLKLCHCCAGQRLLLVTDAMRAAGMPDGHYLLGNYRVEMKNGVVRTETGGLAGSTLTLLGAVRNMVQLADVPLDEAIAMASLAPAKMLGIADRLGSLAVGKQANLLALTTELNQQHIWVAGREINPTQLSSLFSGSRVNQDAQESLCI from the coding sequence ATGGCCTCAAGGATCCGTGCCCGTCGCCTGCTGACCGAACAGGGTTGGCTGGAACATCAGGAGCTGACCCATGAAGGGGGCGTCATCACCGCCATCGCTCCCATCACGGATGGCGATCCGGCACGGGATGTCGAGCTGCTGGTACCCGCGCTGATCGATGGTCATGTCCACGGCGGAGCTGGCGTCGATGTCATGGATAGCGATGGCAATGCCTTGGCTACCTTGTCGATGGCCAAGGCGGCAGAAGGGGTCGGCGCTTTTCTTGCCACTACGGTCACCGCCCCACTCCCCGAGATAGAGCAAGCCCTTGCCCGCATTGCCGATGGCGTTGCCCGCGGCATGCCGGGCGCCGAGCTGCTCGGCTGCTATCTGGAAGGGCCCTACTTCACGCCGGACAACAGGGGCGCCCACGATCAGGCGCTGTTTCGTGAGCTGGATATTGCCGAACTGAACCATCTGCAACAGCTGGCGCGTGGCAGCCTGAAGGTGGTCGCGCTGGCACCGGAAAAGCCCAATGCCATCGCGGCCATTCACCATCTTGCCGCAAACGGCATACGGGTGATGCTGGGCCACTCGGCGGCGGATCACGACACCACCATGGCGGCGCTGGCGGCGGGCGCCTCAGGGCTGGTGCACTGCTTCAACGGCATGCGCGGCCTGCACCACCGCGAACCCGGCATGGTCGGTGCGGGTCTTGTCCATCCCGCAGCCTGGCTGGAGCTGATCGCCGATGGCCATCATCTCCACCCGAGCGTGCTCAAGCTCTGTCACTGCTGCGCCGGCCAGCGCCTGCTCTTGGTCACCGATGCGATGCGCGCCGCCGGTATGCCAGACGGTCACTATCTGCTTGGCAACTATCGGGTCGAGATGAAAAACGGCGTGGTACGCACCGAAACCGGCGGTCTGGCGGGCAGCACCCTCACCCTACTTGGCGCCGTACGCAACATGGTGCAGCTGGCGGATGTGCCGCTCGATGAAGCCATCGCAATGGCCTCGCTGGCACCAGCAAAGATGCTCGGCATTGCCGATCGTCTCGGCTCACTGGCGGTTGGCAAACAGGCCAACCTGCTCGCCCTCACCACTGAACTCAATCAACAACACATCTGGGTAGCTGGCCGGGAGATAAACCCGACCCAGCTCTCCTCCCTTTTCTCAGGATCTCGCGTCAATCAGGACGCTCAGGAGTCACTATGTATCTGA
- a CDS encoding tagatose bisphosphate family class II aldolase, with amino-acid sequence MYLISSHEMLKDAQRRGYAVPAFNIHNLETVQVVARTAARMRSPVILAGTPGTYRHAGVEYLVSICQAAAHEYRIPLVLHLDHHEDEQDIHYKVEAGIRSAMIDASHFPFEENIEKVRSVVTFCHRMGASVEAELGQLGGQEDDLIVDAAHAKFTDPLKAAEFVRRTGIDSLAVAIGTAHGLYKEEPRLDFARLAAIREQVDIPLVLHGASGVPEADVRRCIELGICKVNVATELKIAFADAMKAFLGSHPDASDPRQYLVPAMAAMEEVVEAKIRMCMSDGKL; translated from the coding sequence ATGTATCTGATCTCTTCCCATGAAATGCTCAAAGATGCCCAGCGCCGCGGCTATGCCGTACCGGCTTTCAACATCCACAACCTGGAAACCGTGCAGGTAGTGGCTCGCACCGCCGCTCGCATGCGCTCTCCGGTGATCCTGGCTGGTACCCCGGGTACCTATCGCCATGCAGGGGTCGAGTATCTGGTCTCCATCTGTCAGGCCGCCGCCCATGAGTACCGTATCCCGCTGGTGCTGCATCTGGATCACCACGAAGACGAGCAAGACATCCACTACAAGGTCGAAGCGGGTATTCGCTCCGCCATGATCGATGCCTCGCACTTTCCGTTTGAAGAGAACATCGAGAAGGTGCGCAGCGTGGTGACCTTCTGCCACCGCATGGGGGCCAGCGTCGAAGCGGAGCTGGGTCAGCTGGGCGGTCAGGAGGATGACCTCATCGTCGATGCCGCTCATGCCAAATTTACCGACCCGCTCAAGGCGGCCGAGTTTGTCCGCCGCACCGGTATCGACTCGCTGGCGGTGGCCATCGGTACCGCCCACGGCCTCTACAAGGAGGAGCCCCGCCTCGACTTCGCCCGCCTCGCCGCCATTCGCGAGCAGGTGGATATTCCGCTGGTGCTGCACGGCGCCTCCGGCGTACCGGAAGCCGATGTGCGCCGCTGCATCGAACTCGGGATCTGCAAGGTCAACGTTGCGACCGAACTGAAGATAGCCTTCGCCGATGCGATGAAAGCCTTCCTTGGCTCTCATCCGGATGCCAGCGACCCGCGCCAGTATCTGGTTCCCGCCATGGCTGCCATGGAGGAAGTCGTCGAGGCGAAAATCCGTATGTGCATGAGCGACGGCAAGCTGTAG